One part of the Prunus persica cultivar Lovell chromosome G5, Prunus_persica_NCBIv2, whole genome shotgun sequence genome encodes these proteins:
- the LOC18776754 gene encoding cleavage stimulation factor subunit 50 isoform X5 yields MVQSQLLALLLLILVQCRKQKAHQRASQSMRHAIFQSTRCARFSPDGKFVATGSSDTSIKLFEVAKIKQMMLPDARDARDGPVRPVIRTFYDHLQPINDLDFHPQNTVLISGSKDNTINKTCLHAPLILPFLVLCCFFSSSPSNITSISCKTKQEFTSNSYDTHNVRSVSFHPSGDFLLAGTDHPIPHLYDINTFQCYLSANAPEINDNGAINQVRYSATGGMYVTASKDGTIRLWDGVTANCVRSIAGAHGTAEATSANFTKDQRFVLSSGKDSTVKLWEVGTGKLVKQYLGATHTQLRCQAVFNDTEEFVLSIDEPTNEIVIWDALTAEKVAKWPSNHIGAFRWLEHSPTEAAYVTCGTDRSIRFWKESL; encoded by the exons TGCAGTGCAGGAAACAAAAGGCTCATCAAAGAGCTTCCCAAAGCATGAGACACGCCATCTTTCAGAGCACAAG ATGTGCAAGGTTTAGTCCTGATGGGAAGTTTGTTGCTACTGGAAGTTCTGACACATCAATAAAGCTTTTTGAG GTTGCAAAAATTAAGCAAATGATGCTTCCAGATGCAAGAGATGCAAGAGATGGTCCTGTTAGACCTGTCATTCGCACATTCTATGACCACTTACAA CCTATAAATGACTTGGATTTCCATCCTCAGAACACTGTTCTTATATCGGGGTCAAAAGATAACACCATAAA CAAAACATGTCTTCATGCCCCTCTTATTCTGCCCTTTTTAGTTCTttgctgttttttttcctcctcaCCTTCGAACATTACCAGCATTAGTTGTAAAACAAAACAGGAGTTCACTTCAAACTCTTAT GATACACACAATGTGCGTTCAGTATCTTTTCATCCTTCTGGAGATTTTCTTCTAGCTG gGACTGATCatccaattccacacttgtaTGATATCAATACCTTCCAGTGCTACCTGTCTGCAAATGCCCCAGAAATCAATGATAACGGAGCCATAAATCAG GTCAGGTATTCTGCTACAGGTGGCATGTATGTTACAGCTTCTAAAGATGGTACCATTCGTTTATGGGATGGTGTAACTGCCAATTGCGTACGCTCAATAGCTGGTGCACATGGCACGGCGGAGGCAACCAGTGCAAACTTTACTAAGGATCAAAG GTTTGTTCTCTCTTCTGGAAAGGATTCTACTGTAAAGCTTTGGGAAGTCGGCACTGGAAAATTGGTTAAACAATATCTAGGAGCTACACATACTCAATTGCGGTGTCAG GCTGTTTTTAACGATACCGAAGAATTTGTACTCTCCATCGATGAACCGACCAATGAG ATTGTTATATGGGATGCTCTGACAGCAGAGAAAGTAGCAAAATGGCCTTCCAATCATATTGGTGCTTTCCGTTGGCTTGAGCACTCACCAACAGAGGCAGCATATGTTACCTGTGGGACTGACAGATCAATCCGGTTCTGGAAGGAAAGTCTGTAA
- the LOC18776754 gene encoding cleavage stimulation factor subunit 50 isoform X3, whose translation MLRGVPSSAFDLGTSIPSGYGSIPAPRTAAVDFGAVQETKGSSKSFPKHETRHLSEHKNIARCARFSPDGKFVATGSSDTSIKLFEVAKIKQMMLPDARDARDGPVRPVIRTFYDHLQPINDLDFHPQNTVLISGSKDNTINKTCLHAPLILPFLVLCCFFSSSPSNITSISCKTKQEFTSNSYDTHNVRSVSFHPSGDFLLAGTDHPIPHLYDINTFQCYLSANAPEINDNGAINQVRYSATGGMYVTASKDGTIRLWDGVTANCVRSIAGAHGTAEATSANFTKDQRFVLSSGKDSTVKLWEVGTGKLVKQYLGATHTQLRCQAVFNDTEEFVLSIDEPTNEIVIWDALTAEKVAKWPSNHIGAFRWLEHSPTEAAYVTCGTDRSIRFWKESL comes from the exons TGCAGTGCAGGAAACAAAAGGCTCATCAAAGAGCTTCCCAAAGCATGAGACACGCCATCTTTCAGAGCACAAG AATATTGCCAGATGTGCAAGGTTTAGTCCTGATGGGAAGTTTGTTGCTACTGGAAGTTCTGACACATCAATAAAGCTTTTTGAG GTTGCAAAAATTAAGCAAATGATGCTTCCAGATGCAAGAGATGCAAGAGATGGTCCTGTTAGACCTGTCATTCGCACATTCTATGACCACTTACAA CCTATAAATGACTTGGATTTCCATCCTCAGAACACTGTTCTTATATCGGGGTCAAAAGATAACACCATAAA CAAAACATGTCTTCATGCCCCTCTTATTCTGCCCTTTTTAGTTCTttgctgttttttttcctcctcaCCTTCGAACATTACCAGCATTAGTTGTAAAACAAAACAGGAGTTCACTTCAAACTCTTAT GATACACACAATGTGCGTTCAGTATCTTTTCATCCTTCTGGAGATTTTCTTCTAGCTG gGACTGATCatccaattccacacttgtaTGATATCAATACCTTCCAGTGCTACCTGTCTGCAAATGCCCCAGAAATCAATGATAACGGAGCCATAAATCAG GTCAGGTATTCTGCTACAGGTGGCATGTATGTTACAGCTTCTAAAGATGGTACCATTCGTTTATGGGATGGTGTAACTGCCAATTGCGTACGCTCAATAGCTGGTGCACATGGCACGGCGGAGGCAACCAGTGCAAACTTTACTAAGGATCAAAG GTTTGTTCTCTCTTCTGGAAAGGATTCTACTGTAAAGCTTTGGGAAGTCGGCACTGGAAAATTGGTTAAACAATATCTAGGAGCTACACATACTCAATTGCGGTGTCAG GCTGTTTTTAACGATACCGAAGAATTTGTACTCTCCATCGATGAACCGACCAATGAG ATTGTTATATGGGATGCTCTGACAGCAGAGAAAGTAGCAAAATGGCCTTCCAATCATATTGGTGCTTTCCGTTGGCTTGAGCACTCACCAACAGAGGCAGCATATGTTACCTGTGGGACTGACAGATCAATCCGGTTCTGGAAGGAAAGTCTGTAA
- the LOC18776754 gene encoding cleavage stimulation factor subunit 50 isoform X4 codes for MVQSQLLALLLLILVQETKGSSKSFPKHETRHLSEHKNIARCARFSPDGKFVATGSSDTSIKLFEVAKIKQMMLPDARDARDGPVRPVIRTFYDHLQPINDLDFHPQNTVLISGSKDNTINKTCLHAPLILPFLVLCCFFSSSPSNITSISCKTKQEFTSNSYDTHNVRSVSFHPSGDFLLAGTDHPIPHLYDINTFQCYLSANAPEINDNGAINQVRYSATGGMYVTASKDGTIRLWDGVTANCVRSIAGAHGTAEATSANFTKDQRFVLSSGKDSTVKLWEVGTGKLVKQYLGATHTQLRCQAVFNDTEEFVLSIDEPTNEIVIWDALTAEKVAKWPSNHIGAFRWLEHSPTEAAYVTCGTDRSIRFWKESL; via the exons TGCAGGAAACAAAAGGCTCATCAAAGAGCTTCCCAAAGCATGAGACACGCCATCTTTCAGAGCACAAG AATATTGCCAGATGTGCAAGGTTTAGTCCTGATGGGAAGTTTGTTGCTACTGGAAGTTCTGACACATCAATAAAGCTTTTTGAG GTTGCAAAAATTAAGCAAATGATGCTTCCAGATGCAAGAGATGCAAGAGATGGTCCTGTTAGACCTGTCATTCGCACATTCTATGACCACTTACAA CCTATAAATGACTTGGATTTCCATCCTCAGAACACTGTTCTTATATCGGGGTCAAAAGATAACACCATAAA CAAAACATGTCTTCATGCCCCTCTTATTCTGCCCTTTTTAGTTCTttgctgttttttttcctcctcaCCTTCGAACATTACCAGCATTAGTTGTAAAACAAAACAGGAGTTCACTTCAAACTCTTAT GATACACACAATGTGCGTTCAGTATCTTTTCATCCTTCTGGAGATTTTCTTCTAGCTG gGACTGATCatccaattccacacttgtaTGATATCAATACCTTCCAGTGCTACCTGTCTGCAAATGCCCCAGAAATCAATGATAACGGAGCCATAAATCAG GTCAGGTATTCTGCTACAGGTGGCATGTATGTTACAGCTTCTAAAGATGGTACCATTCGTTTATGGGATGGTGTAACTGCCAATTGCGTACGCTCAATAGCTGGTGCACATGGCACGGCGGAGGCAACCAGTGCAAACTTTACTAAGGATCAAAG GTTTGTTCTCTCTTCTGGAAAGGATTCTACTGTAAAGCTTTGGGAAGTCGGCACTGGAAAATTGGTTAAACAATATCTAGGAGCTACACATACTCAATTGCGGTGTCAG GCTGTTTTTAACGATACCGAAGAATTTGTACTCTCCATCGATGAACCGACCAATGAG ATTGTTATATGGGATGCTCTGACAGCAGAGAAAGTAGCAAAATGGCCTTCCAATCATATTGGTGCTTTCCGTTGGCTTGAGCACTCACCAACAGAGGCAGCATATGTTACCTGTGGGACTGACAGATCAATCCGGTTCTGGAAGGAAAGTCTGTAA